A window of the Bacillus sp. A301a_S52 genome harbors these coding sequences:
- a CDS encoding alkaline phosphatase, which produces MLKKLFVSGLSVMTLLVGTGAMAEGEKPGPPSKNEVDNVILFIADGYSAGYNVNYRYYKEDGDPVWDSFLTGMMTTHSANNRITDSAAAGTAMSTGVKTKNGFIGLDEEGEEMQTILEAVHESEKATGLVATSTITHATPAAFASHVDSRNNQSEIARQYVDNGTVDVLLGGGKDYFLPESEGGHQETRHLLNEAKDEGYEFVENKDELLNANSNQILGLFANDSMEPELHREGTEQPSLADMTTSAIEALRQDEDGFFLMVEGSQIDWAGHANDAAWAMSDTAAFEEAVMQALKFAEEDEQTLVIVTSDHDTGGMTLGGYHSYGTDVEILREVTATGEYMATQMNEDRSNVEEVIEAYTSLTLSDEEIVMIEEADDLELAINHTISHYAGVGWTSTNHTGIEVPVYAYGKGTEQFQGLIDNTDLAKNIATVLNIPF; this is translated from the coding sequence ATGTTGAAAAAACTCTTTGTTAGTGGCCTTTCAGTTATGACACTTCTCGTAGGGACAGGGGCGATGGCAGAAGGCGAGAAGCCAGGTCCCCCATCCAAAAATGAGGTTGATAATGTCATCTTGTTTATTGCTGACGGTTATTCTGCAGGGTATAACGTTAACTATCGCTATTATAAAGAAGATGGTGATCCTGTGTGGGATAGCTTTTTAACAGGGATGATGACAACACACTCTGCTAATAATCGAATTACAGATTCCGCAGCAGCTGGAACAGCGATGTCTACAGGTGTGAAGACAAAGAATGGCTTCATTGGTTTAGATGAAGAAGGCGAAGAAATGCAAACTATCCTTGAAGCGGTTCACGAATCCGAGAAAGCCACCGGCCTTGTAGCCACGTCTACGATTACCCATGCGACACCGGCTGCTTTCGCATCCCATGTAGATTCGCGAAATAATCAATCTGAGATTGCGCGTCAATACGTGGACAATGGAACGGTAGATGTCCTTCTTGGCGGAGGAAAGGACTATTTTTTACCTGAGAGTGAAGGTGGTCATCAGGAAACACGTCATCTTTTAAATGAAGCAAAGGATGAGGGCTATGAGTTTGTGGAAAATAAGGACGAGTTATTAAACGCGAATAGCAATCAAATACTTGGGCTTTTTGCCAACGATAGTATGGAACCGGAATTGCATCGAGAAGGAACAGAACAACCGAGTCTGGCAGATATGACAACCAGCGCGATCGAGGCGTTACGTCAAGATGAAGACGGGTTCTTCCTCATGGTAGAAGGAAGCCAGATTGACTGGGCTGGGCATGCGAATGACGCAGCGTGGGCAATGAGTGATACTGCCGCTTTTGAAGAAGCTGTTATGCAAGCGTTAAAGTTTGCTGAAGAAGACGAGCAGACATTAGTCATTGTTACAAGTGACCATGATACTGGTGGTATGACTTTGGGGGGCTATCATAGTTACGGTACAGATGTAGAGATTTTACGCGAGGTGACAGCTACAGGTGAATACATGGCAACTCAAATGAACGAGGATCGAAGTAATGTGGAAGAGGTAATTGAAGCTTATACGTCTCTTACATTATCAGATGAAGAAATAGTGATGATTGAGGAAGCAGACGACCTAGAATTAGCTATTAACCATACCATTAGTCACTATGCAGGAGTGGGCTGGACGTCGACTAATCATACAGGGATTGAAGTGCCAGTCTACGCTTACGGAAAAGGGACAGAGCAATTTCAAGGTTTAATTGATAATACTGATTTGGCAAAAAATATTGCAACGGTTTTGAACATCCCGTTTTAA
- a CDS encoding shikimate kinase, with the protein MERAGAGLREKSIVLIGFMGVGKTTIGQLVAEKLSRYFIDIDKEIEDEYGMPITDIFTKMGEKVFREKEKEVIMNFSEKKRNVLSLGGGAFLQEEVRKACLKNCLVFYLDVSWDVWKERIHLLIDSRPVLKDRSLEDIEALFHTRRAIYSDHHWRIEIDNREPEDIANNIVESLKYMWEQSER; encoded by the coding sequence ATGGAAAGAGCGGGGGCTGGGTTAAGAGAAAAAAGCATCGTACTTATTGGCTTTATGGGAGTGGGAAAAACGACAATTGGACAGTTAGTAGCCGAAAAACTGTCTCGTTATTTTATAGATATAGATAAAGAAATTGAAGACGAATATGGTATGCCGATTACAGACATTTTTACTAAAATGGGCGAGAAAGTCTTTCGTGAAAAAGAAAAAGAAGTGATTATGAATTTTTCAGAGAAAAAGCGAAACGTTCTTTCATTAGGTGGTGGCGCGTTTTTACAAGAAGAAGTGAGAAAAGCTTGTTTAAAAAATTGCCTTGTTTTTTACTTAGATGTCTCGTGGGATGTTTGGAAGGAAAGAATCCATTTGCTTATTGATAGTCGCCCTGTTTTAAAAGATCGATCTCTGGAGGACATAGAGGCGTTGTTTCATACGAGACGAGCCATTTATTCAGATCACCATTGGCGAATTGAAATAGATAATCGAGAACCTGAAGATATTGCTAATAATATCGTCGAGTCGTTAAAATATATGTGGGAACAGAGTGAACGTTGA
- a CDS encoding type I 3-dehydroquinate dehydratase, translating to MKNIIQVKNIKIGEGTPKICVSMIGKTTEELVEEASFLQELDLDIVEWRADFFDHIEDIKVVKDTLAELKPILTEKPLIFTFRSLKEGGEKEISTDYYVALNKEVAETKHVDFIDVELFNDEKDVVTLIGAAHAQDVRVIISNHDFDKTPTKEEIVNRLRRAQELGGDLPKIAVMPNCSEDVLTLLDATITMHEKYADRPIITMAMAGKGVVSRLSGEIFGSAVTFGAAKTASAPGQIAVNELRQTLNLLHRQLE from the coding sequence TTGAAAAATATTATTCAAGTGAAAAATATTAAGATCGGTGAAGGCACTCCAAAAATTTGTGTGTCAATGATCGGAAAAACAACAGAAGAACTTGTGGAGGAAGCATCCTTCTTACAAGAATTAGATCTCGATATCGTCGAGTGGCGGGCTGATTTTTTTGACCATATAGAAGATATTAAAGTCGTTAAAGACACGTTGGCTGAATTGAAGCCTATATTAACTGAAAAGCCGCTTATATTCACCTTCCGTAGTTTAAAAGAAGGTGGCGAAAAAGAAATTAGCACGGACTATTATGTGGCATTAAATAAAGAAGTTGCGGAAACGAAACACGTTGATTTCATTGATGTTGAGTTATTTAATGACGAGAAAGACGTGGTCACACTTATTGGAGCTGCTCATGCTCAAGATGTACGAGTCATTATTTCAAATCATGATTTTGATAAAACACCGACTAAAGAGGAAATTGTTAATCGTTTACGTCGAGCTCAAGAGTTAGGTGGAGATCTGCCAAAAATCGCGGTAATGCCAAACTGTTCTGAAGATGTGCTCACATTACTTGATGCTACGATAACGATGCACGAAAAGTATGCGGATCGACCGATCATTACGATGGCAATGGCAGGTAAAGGAGTTGTCAGTCGGTTATCTGGTGAGATTTTCGGATCAGCTGTTACATTTGGAGCAGCTAAGACCGCTTCGGCACCAGGACAAATAGCCGTTAACGAATTACGCCAAACATTAAATTTGTTACACCGACAATTAGAATAA
- a CDS encoding methyl-accepting chemotaxis protein: protein MASAFILAIFVTFLFLNHTGDTMDETVVKNEVAIHSADLVTLFHEKYILIPEYLLMAEDEKLTEYLAFSQSFAETAKELMPNLPDEQLDMFYQMIENNHELDQYFFSVVVPNVQQINTNEFTDIQASVQELKEDTTRIGEELKSSAVAFNQDAMSAAQRDLRNVIFILIFSTVAAIAISFVFLFIMSRSIKKNLNKIVVRSQEIADGHLNNEALEYDGKDEIGQLSLSMNHMGESLRDMISQVSEVSALVDKQSVQLLNSSEEVREGSDQVAVTIEELANGATSQADNATVISENTKDFSQDIDEATGHSNELVDFSKQVLDVSIKGNKDMEESLTQMNRVNDVVKSSVAKVKSLESKTHSITEIVDVIKSIAEQTNLLALNASIEAARAGEAGKGFAVVATEVRKLAEEVTHSVENITGIVLSIKTETTSIAEELNVGYTEVSKGTEVIERTGIQFGDIKNKVEEMSDRVTGISTIFKKVAQSSKDINESVENIAAVSEESAAGSEEISATVVEQSQAVETIAASAKQLTSKVEEMNNMIKRFEL from the coding sequence ATGGCTAGTGCGTTTATTCTAGCTATTTTCGTCACATTTTTATTTTTAAATCATACAGGAGATACAATGGATGAGACAGTTGTGAAAAATGAGGTGGCGATTCACTCGGCGGACTTAGTGACCCTATTTCATGAAAAGTATATTCTTATCCCTGAATATCTGTTAATGGCTGAAGATGAAAAGCTCACAGAGTATCTTGCATTCAGTCAGTCATTTGCGGAAACAGCAAAAGAATTAATGCCGAATTTACCCGACGAGCAATTGGACATGTTTTATCAAATGATTGAGAACAACCATGAACTAGATCAATATTTCTTTAGTGTTGTCGTCCCGAATGTTCAGCAAATTAATACGAATGAGTTTACAGATATACAAGCCTCTGTTCAAGAATTAAAGGAGGATACAACACGCATCGGTGAGGAGTTAAAAAGCTCTGCTGTGGCATTCAATCAAGACGCGATGAGTGCAGCACAAAGAGATTTACGAAACGTTATTTTTATTCTTATCTTTTCGACAGTGGCAGCGATCGCCATTTCGTTTGTGTTCCTGTTTATTATGAGCCGTAGTATTAAGAAGAATTTAAATAAAATTGTTGTCCGGAGTCAAGAGATTGCCGACGGCCATTTGAATAACGAGGCACTTGAGTATGACGGTAAGGATGAAATCGGTCAGCTATCTTTGTCTATGAATCATATGGGAGAAAGTCTACGAGACATGATTTCGCAAGTGTCTGAAGTATCAGCGCTTGTAGATAAACAAAGTGTACAGCTTCTCAATTCATCAGAAGAAGTGAGAGAGGGAAGTGATCAAGTGGCTGTAACAATTGAGGAGCTGGCAAACGGCGCTACCTCTCAAGCGGACAATGCCACAGTGATTTCGGAAAATACAAAAGATTTTAGCCAAGATATTGATGAAGCTACAGGACATAGTAATGAATTGGTTGATTTCTCAAAACAGGTTCTTGACGTGTCCATTAAAGGGAATAAAGACATGGAAGAATCCTTGACCCAAATGAATCGTGTCAATGATGTTGTGAAATCATCCGTGGCAAAAGTGAAGAGCCTTGAGTCTAAAACGCATTCAATCACGGAGATTGTGGATGTTATTAAATCAATTGCAGAGCAGACAAATCTTCTAGCATTGAACGCTTCTATTGAAGCAGCAAGAGCTGGAGAAGCGGGCAAAGGATTTGCGGTTGTGGCCACGGAAGTCCGAAAATTAGCAGAAGAAGTGACACATTCGGTGGAGAATATTACGGGTATAGTGTTATCCATTAAAACTGAAACCACTTCAATTGCTGAGGAATTGAACGTAGGCTACACAGAAGTGAGTAAGGGCACTGAAGTGATTGAACGAACTGGTATTCAATTCGGAGACATTAAGAATAAAGTAGAGGAAATGTCTGATAGAGTAACGGGAATATCCACGATATTTAAAAAAGTAGCACAGTCAAGTAAAGATATTAATGAATCCGTTGAAAACATTGCGGCTGTTTCAGAAGAATCAGCTGCAGGATCAGAAGAGATATCGGCCACGGTAGTAGAGCAAAGCCAGGCAGTTGAAACAATTGCGGCCAGCGCTAAACAGCTCACTTCCAAGGTAGAAGAAATGAACAATATGATTAAAAGGTTTGAATTATAA
- a CDS encoding substrate-binding domain-containing protein: MKTFKNYLVGGAVFILLLTLVACSEPASEKSAAEAKLITEQDTVFIGFLLDTLQDERWYNDKELFEGEVANLGGRVKTLAANGLDDVQISQAELLIEEGVDVLVVVPRDAAASAAIVELAHEADVKVISYDRLITNSDLDYYISFDNERVGELQAQEIVNNVDTGNFAYIGGAESDNNAILFRQGAMNILQPLIDSGDIELVYDQYTEGWNPDVAEENMLSALDGQGNDIDAVVAANDGTAGGVINALSTVGLDGEIPVSGQDAELNAVRRIVDGTQTMTVYKSINTLAVQAAEMAFKVAVGDDIPTETTVNNGQIDVPSILLEPITVTEDNIDETIIQDGYLSEEDIYTTP, translated from the coding sequence ATGAAAACATTTAAGAATTATTTAGTAGGGGGAGCTGTCTTTATTCTCCTATTAACATTAGTGGCTTGTTCAGAGCCTGCTTCTGAAAAAAGTGCGGCAGAAGCCAAATTAATTACGGAACAAGACACGGTCTTTATTGGTTTCTTACTCGATACATTACAAGATGAACGTTGGTATAATGATAAAGAGTTGTTTGAGGGAGAGGTTGCTAATCTAGGTGGCAGAGTTAAAACATTAGCAGCTAACGGCTTGGACGATGTTCAAATTAGTCAAGCAGAACTTCTTATTGAAGAAGGTGTAGATGTCTTAGTCGTCGTCCCCCGTGATGCAGCCGCATCCGCCGCTATTGTTGAATTAGCGCACGAAGCAGATGTTAAGGTCATTTCATATGACCGATTAATCACCAACTCTGATCTTGATTACTATATTTCCTTTGACAATGAACGAGTTGGAGAGCTTCAAGCTCAAGAAATTGTGAATAACGTAGACACAGGTAATTTTGCTTATATTGGTGGAGCAGAATCAGATAATAATGCGATCCTGTTTCGCCAGGGAGCTATGAACATTCTTCAGCCTCTCATCGATAGTGGAGATATTGAGTTAGTCTATGATCAATACACTGAAGGCTGGAACCCTGATGTCGCAGAAGAAAACATGCTCTCGGCTTTGGATGGGCAAGGGAACGATATTGACGCTGTTGTGGCTGCGAATGATGGAACAGCTGGCGGGGTAATCAACGCTCTGTCAACAGTGGGCTTAGATGGTGAAATCCCTGTTTCAGGACAAGATGCCGAATTGAACGCTGTAAGACGAATTGTCGATGGTACACAAACGATGACTGTCTATAAATCCATTAACACGTTAGCTGTCCAAGCGGCAGAGATGGCTTTTAAAGTAGCGGTAGGTGACGATATCCCTACAGAAACAACGGTTAATAACGGCCAAATTGACGTACCATCCATATTACTAGAACCGATTACGGTGACAGAGGATAATATAGACGAGACGATTATTCAAGATGGCTATTTAAGTGAAGAAGATATTTATACCACTCCTTAA